One segment of Cololabis saira isolate AMF1-May2022 chromosome 9, fColSai1.1, whole genome shotgun sequence DNA contains the following:
- the ccnh gene encoding cyclin-H, protein MFHNSSQRKYWIFKSEDEVEQMRYKANEKFRKKSVESGKPGVSESAFLKRHEELVLFRHYERRLLDLCNAFKPAMPKSVVGTALMFFRRFYLTNSVMEYHPRIIMLTCAYLSCKVDEFNVSSTQFVGNLVQETPAGQERVLEQILEYELLLIQQLNFHLVIHNPYRPMEGLLIDLKTRYPTLENPESLRKSADDFLNQAAMTDAGLLFSPSQIALTAILNSASRAGLNMESYLTECVGLKGDKETLSNMYDIMRRMKTILKKYELPKSEEVNIYKQKLERIHAEFASSSNKRKRGYEEDGHVSKEARLNEEEWTDEDLL, encoded by the exons ATGTTCCACAACAGCTCACAAAGAAAATACTGGATTTTTAAAAGTGAGGATGAAGTGGAGCAGATGAGGTATAAGGCCAATGAAAAGTTTCGTAAGAAGAGCGTGGAGAGTGGAAAG CCAGGTGTGAGCGAGTCCGCCTTCCTGAAGCGCCATGAGGAGCTGGTTCTGTTTCGACACTACGAGAGGAGGCTGCTGGACCTCTGCAACGCGTTTAAACCTGCAATGCCCAAGTCTGTCGTG GGAACAGCCCTCATGTTCTTCAGAAGATTTTACCTGACCAACTCTGTTATGGAGTATCACCCCAGGATTATCAT GCTGACATGCGCCTACCTCTCCTGTAAAGTGGACGAGTTTAACGTGTCCAGCACCCAGTTTGTTGGCAACCTTGTGCAGGAGACGCCAGCGGGACAAGAGAGAGTCCTGGAGCAGATATTAGAGTACGAGCTGCTGCTAATCCAACAGCTCAATTTTCACCTGGTGATCCACAACCCGTACAGACCTATGGAGGGTCTGCTCATCGATCTCAAG ACCCGGTATCCCACCCTGGAGAACCCAGAGTCACTGAGGAAGAGTGCTGATGACTTTCTGAACCAGGCAGCGATGACAGACGCAGGACTGCTGTTTTCCCCGTCCCAGATCGCTCTGACTGCTATTCTGAACAGCGCCTCCAGAGCTGGTCTCAACATGGAGAG CTACTTGACTGAATGCGTTGGACTGAAAGGGGACAAAGAGACTCTTTCAAACATGTATGACATAATGCGAC GAATGAAAACCATCCTTAAGAAGTATGAACTTCCCAAATCGGAGGAGGTGAACATTTACAAACAGAAGTTGGAGAGGATTCATGCTGAATTTGCCAGTTCAAGCAA TAAACGAAAGAGAGGATATGAAGAAGATGGCCATGTTTCCAAAGAAGCCCGTTTGAATGAAGAG GAATGGACTGATGAAGACCTCCTATGA